The Streptomyces venezuelae genomic interval CCGTGGCCGGACCAGGCGCGCCCGGCGAGCGGGACGGGCCCGGGGCGGACGACCCGGGCACGGGACATGAAGTCCGGGAAGCCGGGCGGGATCATCAGGGCGCGGGGCGCGATGAGGGTGACGGGCGCCCCGGGGTCGTCCCCCTCCGCCGCCGTCCTGATGCGGTAGGCCACGCTCTGCTGGAAGCCGGTGTACGGGACGGCGGTGACCGTGATGTCGTGGAGCCACTTCACGTGGGCCATGCCGTACCAGCCGGGGACGACGAGCCGGAGCGGGCTGCCGTGCTGCGGGGGCAGGGGCTCCCCGTTCATCGCGTACGCGACGAGGACGTCCCGTGCCGGGTCCGCGGCGACCCGGAGGGGCAGGCTGCGCCGGTAGTCCTGTTCGACGCCCCGCTCCACCCCGTGGTCGGCGCCGGTGAACACGGCCTCGACGGCGTCCTCGGCGGTCCCGGCCTCCGCGAGGAGCGCGGCGAGCGGGACGCCCGTCCAGTCGGCCGTGCCGACGGCCTCGACGAGCCAGGGCTGGCTGACGGGCCGGGGAGTGAGGCGGGCTCGGCCGTTCCCGGCGCACTCCAGGGTCACGCGGCGGGTGACGGAGGGGCGGGCGCGCAGCGTGCCGAGGTCCAGGGAGAGCGGCCTGAGGACCCGGCCGCCGACGGTGAGCCGCCAGCCGTCCGGGTCCGTGGCGGGGATGTCGTAGTGCACGAGGACGTAGTGGAGGCCGGGCGGGGTCACGTCGTACCGCAGCGCCTCCAGTGGCAGCCCGTGGTTGCGGGCCGCAAGGGCGAGCTCCTGGCCGGAGATGCCCTCCTCGGGGCCTGCGAGCCGTCCCGGCCCGCTGACGCCGCCCAACGCGCTCAGGGATCCGTCCATGCCCTCATGGTGCGCCGGGCGCCTCGGGGTGTCCTGTCGGTGGGGCGGGGGCGGGCGCCCACGTCGCCGTCAGGCCTCTGCGGAGCCGTCGTCGTCAGGCCTCTGCGGAGCCGCGGAGTGCCCGGTCGAGGCCGTCCTGCGGGAGGCCCGTGAGGGCGCGCAGGAAGATCTCCTCGTACGCGGGCTCGCCGATCGTCGCGCGGGCCGTGTCGGTGTACTTCTCTCGGAGGGCCCGCAGACCGGGCAGGCCTCGCCGGGGCTGGCCGGTGGAGCGCCAGTAGGCCTCCCCCGTGCCGGAGACGT includes:
- a CDS encoding sulfite oxidase encodes the protein MDGSLSALGGVSGPGRLAGPEEGISGQELALAARNHGLPLEALRYDVTPPGLHYVLVHYDIPATDPDGWRLTVGGRVLRPLSLDLGTLRARPSVTRRVTLECAGNGRARLTPRPVSQPWLVEAVGTADWTGVPLAALLAEAGTAEDAVEAVFTGADHGVERGVEQDYRRSLPLRVAADPARDVLVAYAMNGEPLPPQHGSPLRLVVPGWYGMAHVKWLHDITVTAVPYTGFQQSVAYRIRTAAEGDDPGAPVTLIAPRALMIPPGFPDFMSRARVVRPGPVPLAGRAWSGHGAVTRVEIGEFGEGAGEAGGAVWTDAVLDRDPANPWAWSSWRTTWTATPGHHHLTVRATDAEGHVQPLAAPWNRGGFANNLVQRVEVFCTPEAAEAPEAAEVS